From Gimesia panareensis, the proteins below share one genomic window:
- a CDS encoding endonuclease/exonuclease/phosphatase family protein, producing MSDPAPSVASRTESRLDRVVARVTSGITLFLWVSLSVCYAVQPDACAATTVYPSWCWFACGMGLALILFRTRRRRMALTSMGLWFLFLVVFADTPLSLWRGLWDQNDPSWRQQSGEQIPLQVISLNAHGSSRAVAALQQYEADLILVQETPSVIQLRDINGQILGENAGLLAGVDSSIMSRTPLEPVASTVSFMIAKVKLKAGREIGVVSLRLTPPPFRSDLWNPECWRAYRDQRILQREELRTLNRRLAELPPDLPLIVGGDFNVNPRDPIFRELPARLRDAFTSAGVGWGCTIINEAPFLRIDQVRCDHRFQPVRVVAQRAENTDHRAVIADLLLD from the coding sequence ATGTCTGACCCTGCCCCATCAGTGGCTTCTCGCACCGAAAGCAGACTGGATCGAGTTGTTGCCCGCGTCACCAGCGGCATTACGCTGTTCCTGTGGGTGAGCCTCAGTGTCTGTTATGCGGTGCAGCCGGATGCGTGTGCCGCGACGACCGTTTATCCGAGCTGGTGCTGGTTTGCCTGCGGGATGGGTCTGGCACTCATTCTGTTCCGAACCCGACGACGACGGATGGCACTGACGTCGATGGGACTCTGGTTTCTGTTCCTGGTGGTGTTCGCGGATACGCCGCTCAGTCTCTGGCGGGGGCTCTGGGATCAGAACGATCCTAGCTGGCGCCAACAGTCTGGCGAGCAGATTCCGCTACAGGTCATTTCACTCAATGCCCACGGGAGCAGCCGTGCTGTGGCGGCGCTCCAGCAATATGAGGCGGACCTGATTCTGGTTCAGGAGACGCCGAGTGTCATTCAGCTGCGCGACATCAACGGGCAGATTCTCGGAGAGAATGCGGGGCTGCTGGCGGGCGTGGATTCGTCGATCATGAGTCGCACGCCCCTGGAACCAGTGGCATCGACGGTCAGTTTTATGATTGCGAAGGTCAAGTTGAAAGCGGGGCGGGAAATCGGCGTGGTTTCATTGCGACTGACGCCGCCCCCGTTCCGGTCGGACCTGTGGAACCCGGAATGCTGGCGGGCCTATCGGGACCAACGGATTCTACAGCGGGAGGAACTGCGTACGCTGAACCGCCGCCTGGCTGAACTGCCCCCAGACCTGCCACTGATTGTGGGAGGGGACTTCAACGTCAATCCGCGAGATCCGATCTTCCGGGAACTGCCGGCCAGGCTCCGCGATGCTTTTACCAGCGCTGGTGTGGGCTGGGGCTGCACGATCATCAACGAAGCCCCGTTCCTGCGGATTGATCAGGTGCGGTGCGATCATCGTTTCCAGCCGGTGCGGGTCGTCGCCCAGCGGGCTGAGAATACGGACCACCGGGCAGTGATTGCAGATCTGCTGCTGGACTAA
- a CDS encoding alpha/beta hydrolase family protein — protein MFCRLMSLRCAVLILAAFGWLVPGLGLSAEPELVPNLVPGTEPLTETGDFSVKMANGISGYLLKATEDSVAQRRQAWRPNFSTLENYAKSVEPNRRRLQKLIGAIDEQVATPKWEYVCGPDAPEVIAETQRFQIRAVRWTVLPGVWGEGLLVEPTGKPLANLILIPDADQTPEMLAGLADSDSTCFQVLPLVEAGCRVLIPQLINRECTWSGNPEIAMTNITHREWIYRQAYEMGRHIIGLEVLKMMSAVDLLKQEADTPLGIAGYGEGALIAFYTAALDQRIDATLVSGYFNRRNNLWREPMYRNVFGLLREFGDAEIASLIMPRTLIIEHSQAPEVAGPPTTPANRRPSAAPGALTQPAFATVQQEVERARGLTRCPAGPVGIIEFVHNPDGQPLQTGSPKAISEWLDALNYKIQCESLPPEKMRLADRKFDPAERQQRQVAELVEHCQQTVRRAEQIRKAYWQEAQPVTTAAEWPQKTTAYKKRLWEDLTGKLPDPTMPLATKSRKLKETDKYTMYEVKFDVWPDVFAWGYLLVPKGIAAGEKRPVVVCQHGLEGLPESVVIVDPKWPKYRNYRGYGARLAERGFVVYAPHNPYRGQTLFRQNQRKANPLGYTLYSFILGQHQRMLEWLGGLPYVDRERIGFYGISYGGLSAVRIPSLLDGYALSICCACFNDWTRKITALDFRAAYMFTAEYDHFQFNLGSTFNHAEMASLISPRPFMVERGHQDGVAPDEWVAYEYAKVRRHYAALGIPEKTEIEFFTGGHEIHGQGTFEFLHKHLNWPEEK, from the coding sequence ATGTTCTGCCGCCTGATGTCTCTCCGTTGTGCTGTTCTGATTCTGGCTGCGTTCGGCTGGCTGGTCCCCGGACTGGGGCTGTCGGCGGAACCGGAGCTGGTGCCGAATTTGGTTCCCGGGACGGAGCCGCTGACGGAGACCGGCGACTTTTCGGTGAAGATGGCGAACGGGATCAGCGGTTATCTGCTGAAGGCGACCGAGGACTCGGTTGCACAACGCAGACAAGCCTGGCGGCCGAATTTTTCGACGCTGGAAAACTATGCAAAATCGGTGGAGCCGAACCGCAGGCGGTTGCAGAAGCTCATCGGCGCCATTGATGAGCAGGTGGCGACGCCGAAATGGGAGTATGTCTGCGGCCCCGATGCCCCTGAGGTGATTGCGGAGACGCAGCGCTTCCAGATTCGCGCGGTCCGCTGGACGGTGCTGCCGGGCGTGTGGGGAGAAGGCCTGCTGGTGGAACCGACCGGCAAGCCGCTGGCGAATCTGATCCTCATTCCTGACGCCGACCAGACCCCGGAAATGCTGGCGGGTTTAGCCGACTCTGACTCCACCTGTTTTCAGGTGCTCCCCCTGGTGGAGGCGGGCTGCCGGGTATTGATTCCGCAGTTGATCAATCGCGAATGCACGTGGTCCGGAAACCCGGAGATTGCGATGACGAACATCACGCACCGGGAATGGATCTATCGCCAGGCGTATGAAATGGGGCGACACATCATCGGCCTGGAAGTACTGAAGATGATGTCCGCCGTGGATTTGCTGAAACAGGAGGCGGATACGCCGCTGGGGATCGCGGGCTATGGCGAAGGGGCGCTGATTGCCTTTTACACGGCGGCCCTGGATCAGCGGATCGATGCGACACTGGTCAGCGGTTATTTCAACCGGCGAAATAACCTCTGGCGCGAGCCGATGTATCGAAACGTGTTCGGCCTGTTGCGTGAGTTTGGCGATGCGGAGATCGCGAGTCTGATCATGCCCCGCACGTTGATCATCGAGCACAGCCAGGCTCCGGAAGTGGCCGGTCCGCCGACAACGCCTGCGAACCGGCGTCCCTCCGCGGCTCCGGGTGCACTGACACAACCTGCTTTTGCTACGGTGCAGCAGGAAGTCGAGCGTGCCCGCGGATTGACGCGGTGTCCGGCCGGGCCCGTCGGGATCATCGAATTCGTACACAACCCGGACGGCCAGCCGCTGCAGACAGGAAGTCCCAAAGCGATCTCGGAGTGGCTGGATGCGCTCAATTACAAAATTCAGTGCGAAAGCCTGCCCCCTGAAAAGATGCGACTGGCTGACCGGAAATTCGATCCAGCGGAACGGCAGCAACGGCAGGTCGCGGAACTGGTAGAGCATTGCCAACAGACGGTACGTCGTGCCGAACAGATTCGGAAAGCGTACTGGCAAGAGGCGCAGCCCGTCACCACTGCCGCCGAGTGGCCGCAGAAAACCACGGCTTACAAAAAACGTTTGTGGGAAGATCTGACCGGCAAATTGCCCGACCCCACGATGCCGCTGGCGACGAAATCACGGAAGCTGAAAGAAACGGACAAGTACACGATGTACGAGGTCAAGTTCGACGTCTGGCCCGATGTGTTCGCCTGGGGTTACCTACTGGTGCCGAAAGGAATTGCGGCGGGTGAGAAGCGGCCCGTGGTCGTGTGTCAGCATGGTCTGGAGGGGCTGCCGGAATCGGTGGTGATCGTCGATCCGAAGTGGCCCAAGTATCGCAACTACCGGGGCTATGGAGCACGGCTGGCGGAACGCGGGTTTGTCGTGTATGCCCCGCATAACCCGTATCGCGGGCAGACGCTGTTTCGCCAGAATCAGCGCAAGGCGAATCCACTGGGGTACACGCTGTATTCGTTCATTCTTGGTCAGCATCAGCGGATGCTGGAGTGGCTGGGAGGCTTGCCTTATGTCGACCGGGAGCGGATCGGTTTTTATGGAATTTCCTATGGCGGGCTGTCGGCGGTGCGGATTCCATCGCTGCTGGATGGCTACGCGCTGTCGATCTGTTGTGCCTGCTTTAATGACTGGACGCGGAAGATTACAGCCCTCGATTTCCGGGCCGCGTATATGTTTACCGCCGAGTACGATCACTTCCAGTTCAACCTGGGCAGCACGTTCAACCATGCTGAGATGGCGTCGTTAATCTCGCCGCGCCCGTTCATGGTCGAACGCGGCCACCAGGACGGCGTCGCCCCCGATGAATGGGTGGCCTACGAATACGCGAAAGTCCGCCGCCATTATGCAGCGCTGGGGATTCCCGAGAAAACGGAAATCGAATTCTTCACCGGCGGGCATGAGATCCACGGCCAGGGGACATTCGAGTTTCTGCACAAACATCTGAACTGGCCGGAGGAAAAGTAA